From the Candidatus Methylomirabilota bacterium genome, one window contains:
- a CDS encoding fumarylacetoacetate hydrolase family protein produces MKLLFFDDFKLGVLKGDAVIDVSEAVRSIPHTGPHNLISGLIERYADYKAPLEEAAKRGKGVPLSQVRIRPPLPKPYNIVAMAVNYMEDGTRSEPVPLNAFHKSPNSVIGPDDTMVLPDVPATIFEGEAELALVIGKRASQVRAAEAMEYVFGYLNFIDGSARGLQPAGANIPAGGNTFYQMKSRDTFSPLGPYLVTADEVPDPHRVQVRLWVNGVLKQNYNTSDMAHKIPRCIEWVSSIHTLEPGDVLATGTNHRGLSAFQNGDLIELETDGLGRLRLNVRDDLKRTWARETRLDRQQKGLEATTPQLSGKHTPAPR; encoded by the coding sequence ATGAAGCTACTCTTCTTCGACGACTTCAAGCTGGGCGTGCTCAAGGGCGACGCGGTGATCGACGTGTCGGAGGCGGTCCGGAGCATTCCGCACACCGGCCCTCACAACCTCATCAGCGGGTTGATCGAGCGTTACGCCGACTACAAGGCGCCCCTGGAGGAGGCGGCCAAGCGCGGAAAGGGCGTGCCGCTCAGCCAGGTCAGGATCCGGCCGCCGCTGCCCAAGCCCTACAACATCGTGGCCATGGCGGTGAACTACATGGAGGACGGCACGCGGTCCGAGCCGGTGCCCCTCAATGCCTTCCACAAGTCCCCCAACAGCGTCATCGGTCCTGACGACACCATGGTGCTCCCCGACGTCCCCGCCACCATCTTCGAGGGCGAAGCGGAGCTGGCGCTGGTCATCGGCAAGCGAGCGTCTCAGGTCCGGGCGGCGGAGGCCATGGAGTACGTGTTCGGGTACCTGAACTTCATCGACGGGTCGGCCCGCGGCCTGCAGCCGGCCGGGGCCAATATCCCCGCCGGAGGCAACACCTTCTACCAGATGAAGTCGCGGGACACCTTCTCCCCTCTGGGCCCCTATCTGGTGACCGCCGACGAGGTGCCCGATCCTCACCGAGTCCAGGTCCGCCTCTGGGTGAACGGCGTGCTCAAGCAGAACTACAACACCAGCGACATGGCCCACAAGATTCCCCGATGCATCGAGTGGGTCAGCTCCATCCACACGCTGGAGCCGGGCGACGTGCTCGCGACCGGCACCAACCACCGTGGCCTCAGCGCCTTCCAGAACGGCGACCTGATCGAGCTGGAGACGGACGGGCTCGGCCGCTTACGCCTGAACGTGCGAGACGACCTGAAGCGCACCTGGGCCCGGGAGACCCGGCTCGATCGGCAGCAGAAAGGTCTGGAAGCGACGACGCCACAGCTCTCCGGGAAGCACACGCCCGCGCCGCGCTAG
- a CDS encoding ABC transporter substrate-binding protein has protein sequence MRWALYVTLSPVWFDPGEVVGQLTPFWVLYALHDALVKPMPGNLMTPSLAESWTLSADQRVYEFKLREGLKFHNGDPFTAEDVKFSFQRSKGARVLKEKVREIEVVGPYRVRFHLHEPFPDFMAFYGTLATGAAWIAPKKHIEKVGEESFKRHPVGLGPYKFVSHAPGIELVMEAFEGYWRKTPSVKRLVFKVVLEATTRMAMLKRGEVDIAYSLDVPQAQEVKKDPALKLAFSGGIGIFFLDFLEQWDPKSPWADRRVRLAANYAIDRQALSDAETLGASKPAGNFIPRSFEFALPIEPYPYNPARAKQLLAEAGYPNGFDAGDLHQLPPYFSLGEAIVGYLQAVGIRLRMRPMERAAYYSALATKKLKGLCVCTSALYGNAASRMSEVYPSDGAWAYGGYPDVDALFKQQARETDRKKREAVLHQIQQLIHDRVRLGPIYEYIWPSGIGPRVAEPALMLINPYPWSAPLEEVRLKKN, from the coding sequence ATGCGCTGGGCGCTGTACGTGACGCTGTCCCCCGTCTGGTTCGATCCGGGAGAGGTCGTGGGGCAGCTCACGCCATTCTGGGTGCTCTACGCTCTCCACGACGCCCTGGTGAAACCCATGCCCGGGAATCTCATGACGCCGAGCCTGGCCGAGTCCTGGACGCTGAGCGCCGATCAGCGCGTCTACGAGTTCAAGCTCCGCGAGGGCTTGAAGTTCCACAACGGCGATCCCTTCACGGCCGAGGACGTGAAGTTCAGCTTCCAGCGCTCCAAGGGGGCGAGGGTCCTCAAGGAGAAGGTCCGGGAGATCGAGGTCGTCGGTCCCTACCGGGTGCGGTTCCACCTCCATGAGCCCTTTCCCGACTTCATGGCCTTCTACGGAACCCTGGCGACCGGGGCCGCCTGGATCGCGCCCAAGAAGCACATCGAGAAGGTGGGCGAGGAGAGCTTCAAGAGGCACCCTGTGGGGCTCGGGCCGTACAAGTTCGTGAGTCACGCGCCCGGCATCGAGCTGGTCATGGAGGCCTTCGAGGGCTACTGGCGCAAGACGCCCTCGGTGAAGCGCCTGGTCTTCAAGGTCGTCCTGGAGGCGACGACACGGATGGCCATGCTGAAGCGGGGAGAGGTCGACATCGCCTATTCGTTGGATGTCCCGCAGGCCCAGGAGGTGAAGAAGGATCCTGCGCTCAAGCTGGCTTTCTCCGGGGGAATCGGGATCTTCTTCCTGGACTTCCTGGAGCAATGGGACCCCAAGTCCCCGTGGGCCGACAGGCGGGTGCGGCTGGCCGCCAACTACGCCATCGATCGCCAGGCGCTGAGCGACGCCGAGACGCTCGGAGCCTCCAAGCCCGCCGGAAACTTCATCCCTCGGAGCTTCGAGTTCGCGCTCCCCATCGAGCCCTATCCCTACAATCCTGCGAGGGCGAAGCAGTTGCTCGCCGAGGCGGGCTATCCCAACGGCTTCGACGCTGGCGACCTGCACCAGCTGCCGCCGTACTTCTCGCTGGGCGAGGCGATCGTGGGCTACCTGCAGGCGGTCGGGATCAGGCTCCGAATGCGGCCGATGGAGCGCGCCGCCTACTACTCGGCGCTGGCCACGAAGAAGCTCAAGGGGCTGTGTGTCTGCACGAGCGCCCTGTACGGCAACGCCGCCTCGCGAATGTCGGAAGTCTACCCGAGTGACGGTGCCTGGGCCTACGGCGGCTATCCCGACGTCGACGCGCTGTTCAAGCAGCAGGCGCGGGAAACCGACCGGAAAAAGCGCGAAGCGGTGCTGCACCAGATCCAGCAGCTGATTCACGACCGCGTGAGGCTCGGGCCCATCTACGAATACATCTGGCCGAGTGGGATCGGGCCGCGGGTGGCGGAGCCCGCGCTGATGCTGATCAATCCCTATCCCTGGTCGGCGCCCTTGGAAGAGGTGCGTCTCAAGAAGAACTGA
- a CDS encoding putative quinol monooxygenase codes for MYALVVTIRVKSEARARFLAAIEDDAICSERDEPGCLRFNVLQDESDPTRIYLFEVYRDPAALEAHRKTPHYARFAGVAAETVEGKNEVRFAHTLFPRDGAYWERR; via the coding sequence ATGTACGCACTGGTCGTCACGATCCGGGTCAAGTCCGAGGCGCGCGCGCGCTTCCTGGCCGCCATCGAGGACGACGCCATCTGTTCCGAGCGGGACGAGCCGGGCTGTCTCCGCTTCAACGTGCTCCAGGACGAGTCGGACCCGACCCGCATCTACCTGTTCGAGGTCTATCGCGACCCGGCCGCCCTGGAGGCGCACCGGAAGACCCCGCACTACGCCCGGTTCGCCGGCGTCGCCGCCGAGACGGTCGAGGGCAAGAACGAGGTCCGCTTCGCCCATACGCTCTTTCCCCGTGACGGCGCGTACTGGGAGCGGCGCTGA
- a CDS encoding aldo/keto reductase, which produces MIERRAFGRTGHLSTVTLFGGAALAQVSQSDADRVLDLLLRYGVNHIDTAARYGDSELRIGAWMPRHRKDFFLATKAATRTAREAREEIRRSLDRLRVDHVDLIQLHSLGHPDDWDQALGPGGALEAAVEARQQGLARFIGVTGHGWAIAAMHKRSLARFDFDAVLLPYNFFMAQNERYRRNFEDVLDICRERNVAVQIIKSIARGPWATADRTRTTWYQPLEEQADIDRAVHWALGLPGVFLNTVGDVALLPKVLEAASRFERRPADAEMATMLDAKRLSSLFGLGT; this is translated from the coding sequence ATGATCGAGCGACGGGCCTTCGGGCGCACCGGTCACCTCAGCACCGTGACGCTCTTCGGCGGTGCCGCGCTGGCGCAGGTCAGCCAGTCGGACGCCGACCGCGTGCTGGACCTGCTCCTCCGGTACGGGGTCAACCACATCGACACCGCCGCGCGATACGGGGACTCCGAGCTGCGCATCGGCGCCTGGATGCCGCGTCACCGGAAGGACTTCTTCCTGGCCACGAAGGCCGCGACGCGAACCGCCCGCGAGGCCCGCGAGGAGATTCGCCGCTCGCTCGACCGGCTGCGCGTCGACCACGTGGACCTGATCCAACTGCACTCCCTCGGCCACCCCGACGACTGGGACCAGGCCCTGGGTCCCGGAGGCGCGCTGGAGGCGGCCGTCGAGGCCCGCCAGCAGGGCCTGGCGCGCTTCATCGGCGTGACCGGTCACGGCTGGGCCATCGCGGCCATGCACAAGCGCAGCCTGGCCCGCTTCGACTTCGACGCGGTGCTGCTGCCGTACAACTTCTTCATGGCCCAGAACGAGCGCTACCGGAGAAACTTCGAGGACGTCCTGGACATCTGCCGGGAGCGCAACGTCGCCGTCCAGATCATCAAGTCCATCGCCCGGGGGCCGTGGGCGACCGCGGACCGGACCCGTACCACGTGGTACCAGCCGCTGGAGGAGCAGGCGGACATCGACCGGGCCGTGCACTGGGCGCTCGGGCTGCCCGGTGTCTTCCTCAACACGGTGGGAGACGTCGCGCTGCTTCCGAAAGTTCTCGAGGCGGCGAGCCGCTTCGAGCGCCGCCCCGCGGACGCCGAGATGGCGACGATGCTCGATGCCAAGAGGCTGAGCTCGCTGTTCGGTCTCGGGACCTGA
- a CDS encoding aldo/keto reductase, whose protein sequence is MERRRLGRTDIVASVLGFGGSEIGYQRVSGPTVARLLGSALDAGLNVIDTAECYDDGEVLIGRAIAARRRELYLFTKCGHARGWGHPDWRPAPLLASIERSLQRLQTEYLDLIQLHSCSLGELRQGDAIAALERAREQGWARYIGYSGDGEAARYAIECGRFDTLQTSVSIADQEALELTLPLAEARRMGVIAKRPLANVAWRHARRPAEPYYQTYWSRLQRLDYAFLKSGPDTAVGTALSFTLSVPGVDTAIVGTTKPERWQQNAALLRAGALPPDEVERIRARWREVADASWVGQV, encoded by the coding sequence ATGGAACGGCGCCGGCTCGGCCGGACCGACATCGTGGCGAGCGTCCTCGGCTTCGGCGGCTCCGAGATCGGCTACCAGCGGGTGAGCGGCCCCACGGTCGCCCGGCTCCTCGGAAGCGCGCTCGATGCCGGTCTCAACGTGATCGACACGGCCGAGTGCTACGACGACGGTGAGGTGCTCATCGGGCGGGCGATCGCAGCCCGGCGGCGCGAGCTCTACCTGTTCACCAAGTGCGGCCATGCCCGCGGCTGGGGACACCCGGACTGGCGGCCGGCCCCGCTCCTGGCCAGTATCGAGCGGAGCCTGCAGCGCCTCCAGACCGAGTACCTCGACCTGATCCAGCTCCACAGCTGCTCGCTCGGCGAGCTTCGACAGGGCGACGCCATCGCCGCGCTCGAGCGGGCGCGCGAGCAGGGCTGGGCGCGGTACATCGGCTACAGCGGCGACGGCGAGGCGGCCCGCTACGCGATCGAGTGCGGGCGCTTCGACACGCTCCAGACCTCCGTCAGCATCGCGGACCAGGAGGCCCTCGAGCTCACGCTGCCTCTCGCTGAGGCCCGCCGGATGGGCGTGATCGCCAAGCGGCCGCTGGCCAACGTCGCCTGGCGCCATGCGCGGAGGCCGGCCGAGCCCTACTACCAGACCTACTGGTCCCGCCTGCAGAGGCTGGACTACGCGTTTCTGAAGTCCGGGCCCGATACCGCGGTGGGAACCGCGTTGAGCTTCACGCTGAGCGTGCCGGGCGTCGACACCGCGATCGTCGGGACCACGAAGCCGGAGCGATGGCAGCAGAACGCGGCGTTGCTCCGGGCCGGGGCGTTGCCCCCCGACGAGGTCGAGCGGATCCGCGCGCGCTGGCGCGAGGTCGCCGATGCGTCGTGGGTGGGGCAGGTCTGA
- a CDS encoding glucose 1-dehydrogenase, with product MRLKGKTALITGASRNIGRAIALAFAAEGADLALNTRVNGEELEGVAAECREAGVRAVPLLADIADAAAVEAMVTQALAELGAIDVLVCNAAIRPHKALTETSLDDWHHVLAVNLHSAFYLARAVVPAMKERRRGSIIALGGMSSLTGRPNTAAVTTAKTGLLGLVRALAAELGPFGIRANMVMPGFIDTERRHAEWYPEWRQAPPEAPAQLKQIPLGRLGRPEEIAEACVFLASDASGYVTGDTIRVMGGRLIG from the coding sequence ATGAGGCTCAAGGGTAAGACCGCCCTCATCACCGGCGCCAGCCGCAACATCGGCCGGGCCATCGCTCTGGCGTTCGCCGCCGAGGGCGCGGACCTCGCGCTGAACACCCGTGTCAACGGCGAGGAGCTGGAGGGCGTGGCCGCCGAGTGCCGGGAAGCCGGCGTGCGCGCCGTCCCCCTGCTGGCCGACATCGCCGACGCTGCCGCCGTCGAGGCCATGGTCACGCAGGCGCTCGCCGAGCTGGGGGCCATCGACGTGCTCGTCTGCAACGCGGCCATCCGGCCGCACAAGGCCCTCACCGAGACATCGCTCGACGACTGGCACCACGTGCTCGCCGTCAACCTGCACTCGGCCTTCTACCTGGCGCGCGCGGTGGTGCCGGCCATGAAGGAGCGCCGGCGGGGCAGCATCATCGCCCTCGGCGGCATGTCCAGCCTGACCGGGCGGCCCAACACGGCCGCCGTCACCACCGCCAAGACCGGCCTGCTCGGCCTGGTGCGAGCGCTGGCCGCCGAGCTGGGGCCGTTCGGCATCCGCGCCAATATGGTGATGCCCGGCTTCATCGACACCGAGCGGCGCCACGCCGAGTGGTACCCGGAGTGGCGCCAGGCCCCGCCGGAGGCGCCGGCGCAGCTCAAGCAGATCCCGCTCGGCCGGCTCGGCCGGCCCGAGGAGATCGCGGAGGCCTGCGTGTTCCTGGCCTCCGACGCCTCCGGCTACGTCACCGGCGACACCATTCGCGTCATGGGCGGGCGCCTGATCGGCTGA
- a CDS encoding zinc-binding dehydrogenase — protein MTGRVAVLKAYGGDFELREYPVPDPAPGAILVRLTRAGVCGSDLHIWRGEMKEVYGSPPRDLTFGHEMCGHIERLGAGVTVDSAGQPLLEGDRVTFLYFFPCGRCPVCLRDEMGSCPRKGRPSRVAGTAPYFNNAYGDYYHLRPGGWVFRIPDEVSDDVATPANCALAQVIYGLTRAGLRPGDTLVIQGAGGLGLNAVAVARDTGADRVIVLDRVASRLELARAFGADHALSLGDLPTPERRIQAVMDLTGGFGADVVADFVGYPEVVPEGLRMLRGGGCYLEIGSIAPGNVFSYDATALVRGNARLVAASNYSPWALARALGFLRRNLGRFPFERLVSHVFPLAQISEAFREADWMQRGGDGLRISRAALSMAD, from the coding sequence ATGACGGGACGGGTGGCGGTGCTCAAGGCCTACGGCGGTGACTTCGAGCTGCGCGAATACCCGGTGCCGGATCCGGCGCCCGGCGCGATCCTGGTCCGGCTGACGCGGGCCGGCGTCTGTGGCTCCGACCTCCACATCTGGCGCGGCGAGATGAAGGAGGTGTACGGCTCACCGCCGCGCGACCTCACCTTCGGCCACGAGATGTGCGGCCACATCGAGCGCCTCGGCGCCGGCGTCACGGTGGACTCGGCCGGCCAGCCGCTCCTTGAGGGCGACCGGGTGACCTTCCTCTACTTCTTCCCCTGCGGCCGCTGCCCGGTGTGCTTGCGGGACGAGATGGGGAGTTGCCCCCGGAAGGGGCGCCCGTCTCGCGTGGCGGGGACGGCGCCCTACTTCAACAACGCCTACGGGGACTACTATCACCTCCGCCCTGGCGGCTGGGTGTTCCGGATCCCCGACGAGGTCTCCGACGACGTCGCGACCCCCGCCAACTGCGCCCTGGCTCAGGTGATCTACGGGCTCACGCGTGCCGGCCTGCGCCCCGGTGACACCCTGGTGATCCAGGGCGCTGGGGGCCTCGGCCTCAACGCGGTCGCTGTCGCCCGCGACACGGGGGCCGACCGTGTCATCGTGCTCGACCGCGTGGCCTCGCGCCTGGAGCTGGCGCGCGCCTTCGGCGCCGACCACGCGCTGAGTCTCGGCGATCTGCCCACGCCCGAGCGCCGCATCCAGGCCGTCATGGACCTGACCGGCGGCTTCGGGGCCGACGTCGTGGCGGACTTCGTCGGCTACCCGGAGGTCGTGCCCGAGGGGTTGCGGATGCTGCGGGGCGGCGGCTGCTACCTCGAGATCGGGTCCATCGCGCCCGGCAACGTCTTCTCCTACGACGCGACGGCCCTCGTCCGCGGCAACGCGCGGCTGGTGGCCGCCTCCAACTACTCGCCGTGGGCGCTGGCCCGGGCGCTCGGCTTCCTGCGCCGCAACCTCGGGCGCTTTCCGTTCGAGCGCCTGGTCTCCCACGTCTTCCCACTCGCGCAGATCAGCGAGGCGTTCCGCGAAGCCGACTGGATGCAGCGCGGCGGCGACGGCCTCCGAATCTCCCGCGCGGCCCTATCGATGGCCGACTGA
- a CDS encoding N-6 DNA methylase, with amino-acid sequence MQRYWDQIQVGYGKTWPLQMSPAEPDLRILTNEASWLADAIGRAAARVDPVTAGYFVGTTYAAALPPEIRARFGVYYTPPALAARLLDQATAAGVDWHTCTVLDPACGGGAFLAPVAQRIVKQLSHLEPENLLEAIAARVHGFEIDPVAAWMSQTFLEATMLPTCRAAKRRLPVVVEVRDSLRGQSGDGCYDLVVGNPPYGRVTLSPELRARYSASLYGHANLYGVFTDLALRCVRPGGLVAYVTPTSFLAGEYFKKLRQLLGCAAPPAAIDFIAHRKGVFDDVLQEALLATYRRDGVPGEVPVSFLTPVDESTVQLVTVGSFTLPGAPAEPWLIPRNVAQASLIERMRNMPHRLVDWGYTVSTGPLVWNRHKDQLRRGLGPQCLPLIWAEAVTSDGRFVLRATKANHQPYFRPRPEDDWLVVTQSCVLLQRTTAKEQSRRLIATVLPAQLLKQHGGAVVENHLNMLRPLESTPAVRPEVLATFLNSGVADQAFRCLSGSVAVSAYELEALPLPPADALPELGEAVACRAGRDVIDKICARLYGVE; translated from the coding sequence GTGCAGCGGTACTGGGACCAAATCCAAGTCGGCTACGGCAAGACTTGGCCACTCCAGATGTCCCCTGCCGAACCGGATCTCCGGATCCTCACGAACGAAGCCAGTTGGCTGGCCGACGCTATCGGTCGTGCTGCGGCCCGTGTCGATCCGGTCACGGCCGGGTATTTCGTCGGGACAACGTACGCGGCGGCATTGCCTCCGGAGATTCGCGCACGTTTCGGCGTGTACTACACACCACCTGCTTTGGCCGCGCGGCTGCTCGATCAGGCCACGGCGGCTGGGGTCGATTGGCATACTTGCACGGTGCTGGACCCCGCCTGCGGGGGCGGCGCGTTTCTCGCCCCGGTCGCGCAGCGGATCGTCAAGCAGTTGTCGCACCTTGAGCCTGAAAACCTGCTGGAGGCTATCGCCGCTCGTGTGCATGGCTTCGAGATCGATCCGGTTGCGGCTTGGATGTCCCAAACCTTCCTTGAGGCGACGATGTTGCCGACGTGTCGGGCCGCTAAGCGTCGTCTCCCGGTCGTCGTTGAGGTGCGCGACAGTCTTAGGGGGCAGTCAGGTGACGGTTGCTACGACCTGGTTGTCGGGAACCCTCCATACGGTCGGGTGACCCTTTCGCCAGAGCTGAGAGCCCGCTACTCGGCCAGCCTATATGGCCACGCCAATCTATACGGTGTATTCACCGATCTCGCGCTACGCTGCGTTCGGCCGGGCGGTCTCGTCGCGTACGTCACCCCCACTAGCTTCTTGGCTGGGGAGTATTTCAAGAAATTGCGGCAACTCCTCGGCTGCGCTGCTCCTCCGGCGGCCATCGATTTCATCGCGCATCGCAAAGGGGTCTTCGATGATGTCTTGCAGGAGGCGCTCCTCGCGACCTACCGTCGCGACGGGGTGCCCGGCGAAGTGCCCGTCAGTTTTTTGACGCCCGTCGACGAGAGCACGGTGCAGCTGGTCACCGTGGGCAGCTTCACTCTCCCGGGCGCGCCCGCCGAACCCTGGCTGATCCCGAGGAACGTCGCCCAGGCCTCGCTAATCGAACGCATGCGAAACATGCCGCATCGGCTCGTCGATTGGGGCTACACCGTCAGCACCGGACCTCTCGTGTGGAACCGCCACAAGGATCAACTCCGCAGAGGGCTAGGTCCCCAATGCCTACCCCTCATCTGGGCCGAGGCTGTCACTTCGGACGGGCGGTTCGTCCTGCGGGCGACAAAGGCCAACCACCAGCCATACTTCAGGCCGCGGCCCGAGGATGACTGGCTGGTTGTGACACAGAGCTGTGTCCTTCTCCAGCGCACCACAGCCAAAGAACAGTCACGACGTCTGATAGCCACTGTCCTCCCTGCTCAGCTCCTCAAACAACATGGCGGAGCGGTCGTGGAGAATCACTTGAACATGCTGCGACCTCTCGAGTCGACTCCGGCCGTTCGGCCCGAGGTCCTCGCCACCTTTCTTAACAGCGGCGTCGCGGATCAAGCCTTTCGCTGCTTGAGCGGGAGTGTCGCCGTTTCCGCGTACGAACTGGAAGCCCTGCCGCTGCCCCCGGCCGACGCGCTCCCCGAACTGGGTGAGGCCGTCGCGTGCAGAGCCGGCCGTGATGTGATCGACAAGATCTGTGCTCGGCTGTATGGGGTCGAGTAG
- a CDS encoding dienelactone hydrolase family protein: MAYEALFAETVLIRGHRGDQIDAYLARPFGAGPSPGVVVIHHMPGWDGPTKEIARRFAHQGYVAISPNLHFREGKATPEENSASVRAAGGMPDDRTMGDVQGAIDHLRALPYLSGKVGVIGYCSGGRQAYLAACTLRGIDAAIDCYGGGVVAKPEELTPRQPVAPIEFTKNLQCPLLGLFGIEDARPSPDDVAKTEHALKDCGKTYEFHMYENAGHAFFAVDRPQYRQQAAGDGWKKVFAWFDKHLR, from the coding sequence ATGGCCTACGAAGCGCTGTTCGCCGAGACGGTCCTGATACGCGGGCATCGGGGCGACCAGATCGACGCCTACCTGGCGCGCCCGTTCGGAGCCGGCCCCTCCCCGGGCGTGGTCGTCATCCACCACATGCCCGGCTGGGATGGGCCGACCAAGGAGATCGCGCGGCGGTTCGCCCATCAGGGATACGTGGCGATCTCGCCCAACCTGCACTTCCGGGAAGGGAAGGCCACGCCGGAGGAGAACAGCGCGAGCGTGCGCGCCGCCGGAGGCATGCCCGACGATCGCACCATGGGCGACGTCCAGGGCGCCATCGATCATCTCCGCGCCTTGCCGTACCTCAGCGGCAAGGTCGGGGTCATCGGCTACTGCTCCGGGGGCCGCCAGGCCTACCTGGCCGCCTGCACGCTGCGCGGCATCGACGCCGCCATCGATTGCTACGGAGGCGGCGTCGTGGCCAAGCCCGAGGAGCTGACCCCGCGCCAGCCGGTCGCCCCCATCGAGTTCACCAAGAACCTCCAGTGCCCGCTGCTCGGATTGTTCGGCATCGAGGACGCTCGCCCCTCTCCGGACGACGTGGCCAAGACCGAGCACGCCCTCAAGGACTGCGGGAAGACCTACGAGTTCCACATGTACGAGAACGCCGGGCACGCGTTCTTCGCCGTCGATCGCCCCCAGTATCGCCAGCAGGCCGCCGGCGACGGATGGAAGAAGGTCTTCGCCTGGTTCGACAAGCACCTTCGATGA
- a CDS encoding mandelate racemase/muconate lactonizing enzyme family protein, producing MKITHVTTRVLRTPADNPLVVGLPAPTDSREFVTLELGTDQGLVGVGLTFFGAALTPALKTAVDALGGLVVGDDPCRVEAIAAKLRRAAGSSGPGGIYTLALSAIDIACWDLRGKAVGQSVCALLGGLRERVPTYASGALMRPHPVTYLAEAGPRLVKMGFSQMKMQCGSEPTMAASVERVRVVREAIGPDVDLMCDINQLWSVNHAIEIGRRIEPYHLYWLEDPVAHDDYAGLARVADALSTPIAAGEYHYGIVPFRHLLEARAIDIVMIDLLRVGGITQWMKVAGMAEAFNLPVVSHLVPEIHVHLVAAIPHGLTVEYMPWTLRLFEETPAIEGGQLMVPKKPGLGLAFDQAAIKRYQVG from the coding sequence ATGAAGATCACTCACGTTACCACGCGCGTGCTGAGAACACCGGCCGACAACCCGCTCGTCGTCGGCTTGCCCGCGCCCACCGACAGCCGGGAGTTCGTCACCCTCGAGCTGGGTACCGACCAGGGGCTGGTGGGCGTGGGTCTGACGTTCTTCGGCGCCGCGCTGACGCCGGCGCTCAAGACCGCGGTGGACGCGCTCGGCGGGCTCGTCGTCGGCGACGACCCCTGCCGGGTGGAGGCCATCGCCGCCAAGCTGCGGCGCGCCGCGGGCAGCTCGGGCCCCGGTGGAATCTACACGCTGGCGCTCTCGGCGATCGACATCGCGTGCTGGGACCTCCGGGGCAAGGCCGTCGGCCAGTCCGTGTGCGCGCTCCTCGGCGGCCTGCGCGAGCGCGTGCCGACCTACGCCAGCGGCGCCCTCATGCGCCCGCATCCGGTGACGTATCTGGCCGAGGCGGGACCCCGGCTGGTGAAGATGGGCTTCAGCCAGATGAAGATGCAGTGCGGGAGCGAGCCCACGATGGCGGCGTCGGTCGAGCGCGTGCGCGTCGTGCGCGAGGCCATCGGGCCCGACGTCGACCTCATGTGCGACATCAACCAGCTCTGGAGCGTCAACCACGCCATCGAGATCGGGCGCCGCATCGAGCCCTACCATCTCTATTGGCTGGAGGATCCCGTCGCCCACGACGACTACGCCGGCCTGGCCCGCGTGGCCGACGCGCTCAGCACCCCCATCGCCGCCGGCGAGTACCACTACGGCATCGTGCCCTTCCGCCACTTGCTGGAGGCGCGCGCCATCGACATCGTGATGATCGACCTCCTGCGCGTGGGCGGCATCACCCAGTGGATGAAGGTCGCCGGCATGGCCGAGGCGTTCAATCTGCCCGTGGTGAGCCACCTCGTCCCGGAGATCCACGTCCACCTCGTGGCCGCCATCCCCCACGGACTCACCGTGGAGTACATGCCGTGGACGCTGCGGCTCTTCGAGGAGACGCCGGCCATCGAGGGCGGCCAGCTCATGGTGCCGAAGAAGCCGGGGCTGGGGCTGGCCTTCGATCAGGCGGCGATCAAGCGCTACCAGGTCGGGTGA